One Capsicum annuum cultivar UCD-10X-F1 chromosome 2, UCD10Xv1.1, whole genome shotgun sequence genomic window carries:
- the LOC107858895 gene encoding U4/U6.U5 tri-snRNP-associated protein 2: MSKKREVEDGVVPEEANTKRQKVMDQSSPSLPPVAFENPLLPLASYDDDDEDEDDDNRGRIAEQVINNGGNKDQNGYSPDDEEDEDDESHGRSQRKRNRAIEIRRDCPYLDTVNRQVLDFDFEKFCSVSLTNLNVYACLVCGKYYQGRGQKSHAYTHSLEAGHHVFINLRTEKVYCLPDGYEVIDPSLDDIIHVLNPRFTQEQVEQLDKSRQWSRALDGSDYLPGTVGLNNIKETDFVNVTIQSLMRVTPLRNFFLIPENYQHNRSPLVHRFGELTRKIWHARNFKGQVSPHEFLQAVMKASKKRFRIGAQSDPVEFMSWLLNTLHTELRSSKKGSSIIHQCFQGELEVVKEMHNRPIAEKRENGEDGEHESRNTGMETSRMPFLMLGLDLPPPPLFTDVMEKNIIPQVPLFNILKKFDGETVTEVVRPRIARMRYRVTKLPQYLILHMRRFTKNNFFMEKNPTLVNFPVKNLELKDYIPLPAPKENEKLRSKYDLIANIVHDGKPGEGSYRVFVQRKSEELWYEMQDLHVSETLPQMVALSETYMQIYEQHQQQ, from the exons ATGTCGAAGAAGCGAGAAGTTGAAGATGGCGTGGTGCCTGAGGAGGCAAACACAAAACGGCAGAAGGTAATGGATCAGTCATCTCCCTCTCTTCCACCAGTTGCTTTCGAGAATCCACTTCTTCCACTTGCttcttatgatgatgatgatgaagacgaGGATGATGATAATAGAGGACGCATTGCTGAGCAAGTTATAAATAATGGTGGAAACAAGGACCAAAATGGCTACTCACCTGACGACGAAGAAGATGAGGATGATGAGTCTCATGGTAGAAGCCAACGGAAGCGAAATCGTGCAATTGAGATTAGGAGGGACTGCCCTTATCTTGACACTGTAAATAGACAG GTGTTGGATtttgactttgagaaattttgttCGGTCTCCCTCACAAATTTAAATGTGTATGCATGTTTAGTTTGTGGAAAGTATTACCAAGGAAGGGGGCAGAAATCCCATGCATATACACACAGTCTTGAAGCAGGACACCACGTGTTCATCAATTTACGAACAGAGAAAGTTTATTGTCTTCCTGATGGATATGAAGTCATAGATCCATCGCTTGATGACATTATACATGTTCTAAATCCAAG ATTTACTCAGGAACAGGTTGAGCAACTCGATAAGAGCCGGCAGTGGTCTAGGGCACTTGATGGGTCTGATTATCTTCCCGGAACG GTTGGGCTGAATAACATCAAGGAGACTGATTTTGTCAATGTCACAATTCAGTCTTTGATGCGAGTAACTCCCTTGAGAAACTTCTTTCTTATCCCTGAAAATTATCAACACAATAGATCTCCTCTTGTTCATAGATTTGGAGAGCTTACCCGAAAGATTTGGCACGCACGGAACTTTAAAGGACAG GTCAGTCCGCATGAGTTCTTGCAAGCGGTTATGAAAGCTAGTAAAAAACGTTTTCGGATAGGTGCACAGTCTGACCCTGTTGAATTTATGTCATGGCTCCTGAATACCCTTCACACGGAGCTTAGAAGTTCCAAAAAAGGCAGTAGCATAATCCATCAGTGCTTTCAG GGGGAATTGGAGGTTGTGAAAGAGATGCATAATAGGCCTATTGCTGAAAAGAGGGAGAATGGGGAAGATGGTGAACATGAATCTCGCAATACTGGCATGGAAACTAGCAGAATGCCTTTCCTAATGCTTGGGCTTGATTTGCCACCACCACCTCTTTTTACAGATGTCATGGAAAAGAATATTATTCCCCAG GTTCCATTATTCAACATATTAAAGAAGTTTGATGGTGAGACTGTGACTGAAGTTGTAAGACCCCGTATAGCAAGGATGAGATACCGTGTAACAAAATTGCCACAGTATCTAATTCTCCACATGCGTAGGTTTACAAAGAACAATTTCTTCATGGAGAAAAATCCTACGCTTG TTAACTTCCCGGTGAAGAATCTAGAGCTCAAGGATTATATTCCCCTGCCCGCACCAAAGGAGAATGAGAAACTTCGGTCAAAATATGATTTGATTGCTAATATAGTTCACGATGGTAAGCCAGGCGAAGGATCATACAGAGTGTTTGTCCAACGAAAATCAGAAGAACTTTG GTATGAGATGCAAGACCTACATGTTTCTGAAACTCTTCCCCAGATGGTTGCACTTTCCGAGACTTATATGCAGATATATGAGCAGCATCAGCAGCAATGA